In Eupeodes corollae chromosome X, idEupCoro1.1, whole genome shotgun sequence, the following proteins share a genomic window:
- the LOC129953371 gene encoding GIGYF family protein Gyf isoform X1, with product MYNVPREKMTDSMKFGPEWLRNMATDMTSNQGGSGGGSGVGGGSSSSTSSSSSTNSNNNGTNNSYQFGGQTHNQNQSQQQQQQQNHQLQQVRGLFPEFRYGREEMLSLFNKNCSMPEILPSFKNLFIEKVQYPLALTPSTEEEIFTSVAPTPTQRPQWLQRSPVAFNVATRGTGRGGSVDRGRMRGKSIYHPIFPRPTPMFEDETRNLKPERGWTERNGSAGDGSSVGVPDWSISPSSSPRKDFSSHPTRNLENWRRSRHEEDGSVGLGGNSGSNISGNANSGLTSGSSAGADGWRGSGTNNFGNNRWGRSTSWRDDDGGSGVVDGNAYNIPPMQRSYSTIGTTERTYFSGLSKSSSLTSATCGGAGGGSNLTADSSKANSRHNHQSSNINHQWDTEDMLPEWAMENPTDSGGTFDASGAFHGSVDEEDDKRRLRGEGGGLGSGCSSTTSSSSESNQNKSNRNERNKKGSDKKQVRLEQQQHVDGAEISNNKDFKEREIIEQQRTFNDDNPNNQSVEFHSNKEINSTSNILEISSGGGEENLSETPSSPSQLITQNTSTPNSTANTSSLQQSSHKIPLTELSDRMQEVADDMVEKLIMDDDNDSTQSNDQKVLKSSTNSSTVAPAVVMPQNVTELSSAQVAPNASKVAATMYKNPPQKIKPMFLPVVDPMLQQHHLKQQVTTASTINVPPPGNRLMPPPITKPNNELWYYRDPQSKVQGPFTAMEMIEWYRAGYFDENLYVRRMCDTRFAALGDLIKVCGQMPFQSSHLIPPLQSTEMPSMTNTIPIMPIPPHDPAVHHQNQNESASNTNLVNSPNTSDLKGSVTATADALSCAVKNMINPMDMSQMLNVHFQMLQEQYIRHQEMVVLAEFSTKESFNRLPPNERTGIVRQKVHMLGLPEHLTSFTGLSNSLASLNPTAGNQLYDVIAECSKKDSYGISPLDAQLQQFQQQHIQHQQQQQQLHQQQLQKQQQQAQTFQEQDDYLQQQQQHQHQQQHQQQQQQTQQQHQQQNQHQQQNQQQHQQQHQQQHQQQHQQQHHPQQQHHQQQQHHHPQQHQQQQQQEKQQEKQQQQHQDQQEQHQEQQRQEQQQRQQHQQEQEQEQQLLHHQTQQEQQQTQQQHLLQLQLQQQQQKLPLQQLQHQKQKQHQQQPQFQNVSYHGAYTPVDTAVNTSPGEEQLNADILNELNLRMMLRQGSLRTVGGIQAPLPTPNDFGSEMLSRGGPQVMAGSVVNMVPQWPQHMMPHGQIPQQPIQLQQQQSAAQRQLKPVVANQWPIMANSVAPPQHQLQGAVLGNKQPVTLWTNADPGNQQQLILQQHHSKVENNFVTMQPKQSLQQSLTQPQPPQQDGNSNITMANTKDRQILVEENSNANVAVTAISSTVRHMIDEIKVENIKNNKNTEKLKTAHQEDILNNTKLQQQPQQQQQHHQQQQHQLQQQQQHQQQQQQSPQQQEPPPPTQQQQPPQQQKQKQQQQKQHLPQQQHHHQQEQLALIVSGGNQVTSPQNNNNKRNSKQQKSNSDKVIDSSNKNKQLQASQVIVVTDEDRRREATEEKRKQKEERKRQQQEDEKKRLQLVEEEKRRQVTEEKERQKEIYAHRRKAMLSNSGSGSNSNIAGNGKQTGVSSSSTMTKQERIQTSVAPWSTNTHATNASGPGPSLAEIQKAERRERRADQQRLMELMDKQMRIAASAESSDNLLTWNAAPVAVKSLAEIQAEEAKRLASDQVANAELQRRREQEQTTATATNNVSSSNPFAMIWSSKVWGANNSTSGFWEEPVKFATTTTVPSTGTPATSVTIAKIVGQNSSSKQNVPNTSASTNTSSVPAIGGGRNLSKSQTLSSVVNSSTNWTNVSISNNSGGNNNSKQQNVSIKLHGGNINANDKGKTKSSSKIISGSATSSSIPSSSSPSQCTVSSSNDANNHVNKHDDLRSEFNGWCIKTLNAMNTKVDVPTFVTFLQDLESPFEVKDYVRMYLGENKEFAEFAKQFLERRSKYKNLQRAQNAHIDDMCKPAPAINPSGNDSFDNKGKQKKIKKSKMTKLDARILGFSVTAAEGRINVGDRDYGDNP from the exons ATGTATAACGTTCCAAG aGAGAAAATGACAGATTCAATGAAGTTTGGACCAGAATGGCTACGTAATATGGCAACTGATATGACAAGCAATCAAGGTGGTTCTGGAGGTGGTAGTGGAGTTGGTGGTGGAAGTAGTTCATcaacttcatcatcatcgtcaacaaATTCAAACAATAATGGCACAAACAATAGTTATCAGTTTGGAGGACAGACGCACAATCAGAACCAAtcgcagcagcagcaacaacaacaaaaccatcAACTGCAACAAGTTCGTGGATTATTTCCAGAATTTCGATATGGGCGAGAGGAAATGCTTTCcttgttcaacaaaaattgcTCCATGCCAGAAATTTTACCatcgtttaaaaatttgttcatcGAAAAGGTTCAATATCCGTTAGCTCTTACTCCAAGTACGGAAGAGGAGATATTTACTTCAGTTGCACCAACTCCAACG CAGCGTCCACAGTGGTTACAACGTAGTCCAGTCGCATTTAATGTTGCAACGCGAGGTACTGGACGCGGTGGATCTGTAGATCGAGGACGTATGCGaggaaaatcaatttatcatcCCATATTTCCACGACCAACACCAATGTTTGAAGATGAAACTCGGAACCTAAAG CCTGAAAGAGGATGGACCGAACGAAATGGAAGCGCTGGTGATGGATCTTCAGTTGGTGTTCCGGATTGGAGTATTTCGCCGTCATCATCACCAAGAAAAGATTTCTCCAGTCATCCTACGAGAAATCTTGAAAATTGGCGTCGCAGTCGGCATGAAGAAGATGGCAGTGTGGGCTTGGGCGGCAACAGTGGATCTAATATTAGTGGTAACGCTAATAGTGGGCTTACAAGCGGAAGTAGCGCTGGTGCAGATGGGTGGCGAGGGTCAGGCACGAACAATTTTGGGAATAATCGTTGGG GCCGTTCAACAAGTTGGAGAGATGATGATGGAGGAAGTGGTGTTGTTGATGGTAATGCTTATAACATACCACCAATGCAAAGATCCTATTCGACAATTGGAACAACCGAACGAACTTATTTTTCGGGTCTGTCAAAAAGTTCTTCATTAACATCCGCAACTTGTGGAGGAGCGGGCGGTGGTAGCAATCTTACTGCCGATAGCTCTAAAGCAAATAGCCGCCATAACCATCAAAGTTCTAACATCAATCATCAATGGGACACTGAGGATATGCTCCCCGAATGGGCAATGGAAAATCCCACCGATAGCGGAGGGACATTTGATGCCAGTGGAGCTTTTCATGGTTCCGTAGATGAGGAAGATGATAAACGTCGTCTACGTGGCGAGGGTGGTGGTCTAGGAAGTGGTTGCTCATCGACTACTTCCAGTTCCTCCGAAtccaatcaaaataaatcaaatagaaatgaGCGAAATAAAAAGGGTTCAGATAAAAAACAAGTTCGTTTAGAGCAACAGCAACATGTCGATGGAGCCGAAATTTCGAATAATAAAGATTTCAAAGAACGCGAAATCATTGAACAACAACGAACATTCAATGATGATAATCCAAACAACCAATCTGTCGAATTTCACTCTAATAAGGAAATTAATTCAACTTCAAATATATTGGAAATTAGCAGTGGTGGAGGCGAAGAAAATTTATCTGAAACTCCATCATCACCGTCCCAACTTATAACCCAAAATACTTCCACACCAAACTCAACTGCGAACACTTCTTCATTGCAACAATCATCGCATAAGATACCACTAACTGAGTTGTCCGATCGAATGCAGGAAGTTGCGGATGATATGGTTGAAAAGTTGATCATGGACGACGACAACGATTCGACTCAGTCAAATGaccaaaaagttttaaaaagctcGACGAATAGTTCTACTGTTGCTCCAGCTGTGGTGATGCCGCAGAACGTTACAGAGCTTTCTTCGGCACAAGTGGCACCAAATGCTTCAAAAGTAGCTGCTACTATGTATAAAAATCCACCCCAAAAAATCAAACCGATGTTCCTTCCCGTAGTTGATCCAATGCTACAACAGCACCATTTAAAGCAGCAAGTAACTACAGCGTCGACAATAAATGTTCCCCCACCTGGAAATCGACTGATGCCACCACCCATTACAAAACCCAACAACGAGCTGTGGTATTATCGTGATCCACAATCGAAAGTACAAGGACCGTTTACAGCGATGGAGATGATTGAGTGGTATCGGGCAGGATACTTTGATGAGAATTTGTACGTGCGACGCATGTGTGATACCAGATTCGCAGCACTCGGCGATTTGATCAAAGTTTGTGGTCAAATGCCATTCCAATCATCACATTTGATTCCACCATTACAGTCAACGGAAATGCCCTCTATGACTAATACTATTCCAATAATGCCAATCCCACCTCATGATCCCGCTGTGCATCATCAGAATCAAAACGAGTCTGCTTCGAATACCAACCTAGTCAATAGCCCGAATACCAGTGATCTGAAAGGCAGTGTTACAGCAACTGCCGATGCCCTTAGTTGTGCTGTTAAAAATATGATTAATCCCATGGATATGTCACAAATGTTAAATGTCCATTTTCAAATGCTCCAAGAGCAGTATATTCGACATCAGGAGATGGTTGTGTTAGCTGAATTCTCGACCAAAGAATCATTTAATCGCCTTCCGCCCAACGAGAGAACTGGAATTGTAAGACAGAAAGTTCATATGCTTGGATTGCCAGAGCATTTAACGAGTTTTACTGGACTAAGTAATTCCCTGGCATCTTTGAATCCTACTGCCGGAAATCAATTGTATGATGTTATTGCAGAATGTTCAAAGAAGGATTCTTACGGGATTTCTCCACTTGATGCGCAATTGCAACAATTCCAACAGCAACATATACAAcaccagcagcaacaacagcagttACATCAGCAGCAATTGCAAAAGCAGCAGCAACAAGCACAAACCTTCCAAGAGCAGGATGATTaccttcaacaacaacaacaacaccaacatcaacaacaacaccaacaacagcaacaacaaacacaacaacaacaccaacaacaaaaccaacaccaacaacaaaaccaacaacaacaccaacaacaacaccaacaacaacaccaacaacagcatcaacaacaacaccacccacaacaacaacaccaccaacaacaacaacaccaccacccacaacaacaccaacaacaacagcaacaagaaaaacaacaagaaaaacaacagcaacaacaccaAGATCAGCAAGAACAGCATCAAGAACAACAAcgacaagaacaacaacaacgacaacaacatcaacaagaaCAAGAGCAAGAACAACAACTACTACACCACCAAACACAACAAGAGCAGcaacaaacacaacaacaacatttaCTACAGCTGCAactacaacagcaacaacaaaaactaccaCTCCAGCAACTAcaacaccaaaaacaaaaacagcaccAACAACAGCCGCAATTTCAGAATGTTTCCTACCACGGGGCTTATACTCCAGTTGATACAGCTGTAAACACATCTCCTGGCGAAGAACAACTTAACGCCGATATCTTGAATGAATTGAATTTACGCATGATGTTACGTCAAGGAAGCCTCCGAACCGTTGGCGGGATTCAAGCTCCACTTCCTACACCAAATGATTTCGGGTCGGAAATGCTCTCTCGTGGAGGTCCGCAAGTAATGGCAGGTTCAGTCGTTAATATGGTTCCGCAATGGCCTCAGCACATGATGCCACACGGTCAAATTCCGCAGCAACCAATTCAACTGCAGCAACAACAGTCGGCAGCACAGCGGCAATTAAAACCAGTTGTCGCAAACCAGTGGCCTATTATGGCAAATTCAGTAGCACCACCTCAACATCAGCTCCAAGGTGCAGTATTAGGTAATAAGCAACCTGTTACATTGTGGACTAATGCTGATCCTGGCAATCAGCAACAACTCATTTTACAGCAGCACCACTCtaaggttgaaaacaattttgtgacaATGCAGCCAAAACAGTCTTTGCAACAATCCCTAACACAGCCACAGCCGCCACAACAAGATGGAAACAGCAACATAACCATGGCAAACACCAAGGATAGGCAAATATTAGTGGAAGAAAATTCTAATGCTAATGTTGCTGTTACAGCGATTTCTTCGACAGTACGGCATATGATTGATGAGATTAAAGTagagaatatcaaaaataataaaaataccgAGAAGTTGAAGACAGCTCATCAAGAGGACATTCTTAATAATACTAAGCTGCAACAACAaccgcaacaacaacaacagcaccaccagcaacaacaacatcaattacaacaacaacaacagcaccagcaacaacagcagcaatcACCACAACAACAAGAACCACCACCACctacacaacaacaacaaccaccacaacaacaaaaacaaaaacagcaacaacaaaaacaacatctaccacaacagcaacatcatcatcaacaagaACAACTAGCATTAATTGTAAGTGGTGGCAATCAAGTAACTAGCCcccagaacaacaacaacaaacgcaATAGTAAACAGCAAAAATCAAACAGTGACAAAGTTATTgattcttcaaacaaaaataagcaaTTGCAGGCCTCACAGGTAATTGTCGTTACTGATGAAGACCGACGACGCGAAGCTACCGAAGAGAAACGCAAACAAAAGGAAGAGAGAAAACGCCAACAGCAGGAAGATGAGAAAAAGCGATTACAGCTGGTAGAAGAGGAGAAACGCCGTCAAGTCACTGAAGAGAAAGAGCGCCAGAAGGAAATTTACGCTCATCGCCGTAAAGCAATGCTTAGCAACTCTGGTAGTGGATCGAACTCTAACATAGCCGGTAACGGAAAGCAAACTGGAGTTTCAAGTAGCAGCACAATGACAAAACAGGAACGAATTCAAACATCTGTAGCTCCATGGTCGACTAACACCCATGCCACAAATGCTTCAGGCCCCGGGCCAAGCCTAGCTGAAATTCAAAAGGCAGAACGACGAGAAAGACGTGCCGATCAGCAGCGCTTAATGGAGTTAATGGACAAGCAAATGCGTATAGCCGCATCAGCAGAATCATCAGACAACTTACTTACGTGGAATGCAGCACCAGTTGCTGTTAAGTCACTTGCTGAAATACAAGCAGAAGAAGCGAAACGTTTAGCTTCTGATCAAGTTGCAAATGCTGAGTTGCAACGTCGCAGGGAACAGGAACAGACCACTGCAACAGCTACTAATAACGTTTCCTCTTCGAATCCATTTGCTATGATTTGGAGTTCTAAGGTTTGGGGTGCAAACAATAGCACTTCAGGCTTCTGGGAAGAACCGGTTAAGTTTGCTACTACCACTACGGTACCATCTACAGGGACTCCAGCTACTTCCGTTACTATTGCTAAAATTGTTGGTCAGAATTCGTCAAGCAAACAAAACGTCCCCAATACTTCTGCTTCTACAAATACATCATCAGTACCGGCAATTGGTGGTGGGCGAAATCTTAGCAAAAGCCAAACTCTTTCAAGCGTGGTCAATTCATCAACTAATTGGACAAATGTAAGCATTTCTAATAATTCGGGCGGCAATAACAATTCAAAGCAACAAAATGTTTCGATTAAGCTACATGGTGGTAATATAAATGCAAACGATAAAGGCAAAACAAAGAGTTCTAGCAAAATTATTTCCGGATCAGCTACCTCGTCCAGTATACCGTCTTCTTCGTCACCATCACAATGTACTGTTTCATCGTCCAATGATGCCAATAATCATGTAAACAAGCACGATGACCTTCGGAGTGAATTCAATGGATGGTGTATAAAGACGCTTAATGCCATGAATACCAAAGTAGATG tTCCAACTTTTGTCACTTTTCTTCAAGACTTGGAATCACCTTTTGAAGTAAAGGATTATGTTCGAATGTATTTAG gtgAGAACAAAGAATTTGCTGAATTTgctaaacaatttttagaacgaaggagcaaatataaaaatttgcaGCGAGCACAAAATGCACATATTGATGACATGTGTAAGCCAGCACCGGCAATCAATCCGTCCGGTAATGACTCTTTTGATAATAAG ggaaaacagaaaaaaataaaaaaaagtaaaatgaccAAACTGGATGCTCGTATTCTCGGATTTTCAGTTACAGCCGCGGAAGGCCGAATTAATGTTGGAGATCGTGATTATGGAGATAATCcctaa